The Niastella koreensis GR20-10 genome includes a window with the following:
- a CDS encoding acyl-CoA thioesterase, whose protein sequence is MEFSKTYTAKDEHIDFQNIMDGLYYPFYMEWCRHDYIKEVLGFDFYKEAENGVNMVLSKYTLQFVRSLKKGDEFIVTCSPMVDKTNKSVLHFRQTILLNNKVVTKAVFSGTCVGANGRPFLPENLLSKLAGAPEWDGVL, encoded by the coding sequence ATGGAATTTTCAAAGACCTACACGGCGAAAGACGAGCATATAGACTTTCAGAACATTATGGATGGGTTATATTATCCTTTTTATATGGAGTGGTGCCGCCACGACTACATTAAGGAGGTACTTGGTTTTGATTTTTACAAAGAAGCAGAGAACGGGGTAAACATGGTATTGTCGAAATACACCCTGCAATTTGTGCGGTCATTGAAGAAGGGAGATGAATTTATTGTTACGTGCAGCCCAATGGTTGACAAAACCAATAAATCGGTGTTGCATTTCAGGCAAACCATTCTGCTGAATAATAAGGTGGTTACCAAAGCCGTTTTTTCCGGAACCTGTGTGGGCGCCAATGGCCGGCCCTTTTTGCCTGAAAATTTACTCAGTAAGCTGGCCGGAGCCCCTGAATGGGATGGAGTACTGTAA
- a CDS encoding type IA DNA topoisomerase, producing the protein MKVCIAEKPSVARDIAAVIGAKQKKDGYLEGNGYQVTWTFGHFCTLKEPHDYTDQWKYWRLEDLPMIPPNFGIKLIPNDGVQKQFKVIEQLVQNCEEVINCGDAGQEGELIQRWVLLKAQCNAPVKRLWISSLTEDAIREGFKKLKDSNQYDNLYAAGSARAIGDWLLGMNATRLFTKKFAQGKAVLSIGRVQTPTLAMIVARQKEINAFVSEEYWELKTIYREVEFTAAIDRIKVLDRAEKGLAYLKEHPFEITSFERKDGKEGNPRLFDLTALQVEANKKFAYSADDTLKYVQNLYEKKMVTYPRVDTTYLSEDLHPKIEGILRDLTPYAALTASILANPIPKLKTVFDDKKVTDHHAIIPTGVYPSNLPAEEKRIYDLIARRFIAAFYPECKISNTTVLGKVGQVPFKVTGKQILEPGWREVYANDVKTEKEKEEEEEKVLPVFVVGESGPHTPRIHKGKTSPPKAYTEATLLRAMETAGKQVDDEEMRELMKDNGIGRPSTRANIIETLFRRKYIEKKKKNIYATQTGIDLIDTIQTELLKSPELTGIWERKLRLIEKGEYPKDTFKQELIQMVIDLTAEVKTATYRAITVVEQQPAKKEKDTPDKPKKEAKPKEPKKAVAIEEQQCPKCKSHPLKKGNTAYGCANFKVCGFKVPFEVFGKKLTDKQIADLLTRGKTGKAKGWVVAGAEKEGKLRFSDAFDLEIE; encoded by the coding sequence ATGAAGGTTTGCATTGCTGAAAAGCCAAGCGTGGCCCGGGACATTGCAGCGGTTATTGGCGCCAAACAGAAAAAGGACGGTTATTTAGAGGGAAACGGGTACCAGGTTACCTGGACCTTCGGGCATTTTTGTACCCTGAAGGAGCCTCACGACTATACCGATCAGTGGAAATACTGGCGCCTGGAAGATCTGCCCATGATCCCGCCCAATTTTGGCATCAAGCTCATCCCCAATGATGGTGTACAAAAACAATTCAAGGTCATAGAACAACTGGTACAGAATTGTGAAGAAGTGATCAACTGTGGTGACGCCGGCCAGGAAGGTGAACTCATTCAACGTTGGGTATTGTTGAAAGCGCAATGCAATGCGCCTGTTAAAAGATTATGGATCTCCTCCCTCACCGAAGATGCCATCCGCGAAGGTTTTAAGAAATTAAAAGATTCCAATCAATACGATAATTTATACGCCGCAGGCAGCGCCCGCGCCATTGGCGACTGGTTGCTGGGCATGAATGCCACCCGCCTGTTTACCAAGAAATTTGCACAGGGAAAAGCCGTTTTGTCCATCGGCAGGGTGCAAACGCCTACGCTGGCCATGATTGTTGCCCGGCAGAAGGAGATCAACGCCTTTGTTTCTGAAGAATACTGGGAGTTAAAAACAATCTACCGCGAAGTGGAGTTCACGGCTGCCATCGACCGTATTAAAGTGCTGGACAGGGCAGAAAAAGGCCTGGCCTATTTGAAAGAACACCCGTTTGAGATCACTTCATTTGAAAGAAAGGATGGGAAAGAAGGCAATCCCCGCCTGTTCGATCTGACTGCTTTACAGGTGGAAGCAAACAAGAAATTTGCTTACTCTGCAGACGACACTCTGAAATATGTGCAGAACCTGTATGAAAAGAAAATGGTCACCTACCCAAGGGTGGATACCACTTATCTTTCGGAAGACCTGCATCCAAAGATAGAAGGCATCCTACGCGACCTGACGCCTTACGCGGCTTTGACGGCGTCTATTCTGGCCAACCCCATCCCCAAATTAAAAACGGTTTTCGATGATAAAAAGGTGACCGATCACCATGCCATCATTCCAACAGGCGTGTATCCGTCCAATTTGCCTGCGGAAGAAAAGCGGATCTATGACCTGATAGCGCGGCGTTTTATTGCAGCGTTCTACCCTGAGTGTAAGATCAGCAACACCACCGTGTTGGGCAAGGTTGGTCAGGTGCCCTTTAAAGTAACCGGTAAACAGATCCTGGAACCGGGCTGGCGCGAAGTGTATGCCAATGATGTAAAAACCGAGAAAGAAAAAGAAGAGGAAGAAGAAAAGGTGCTGCCCGTGTTTGTGGTAGGGGAGAGCGGTCCGCATACCCCCCGTATCCATAAAGGAAAAACATCGCCCCCCAAAGCTTATACGGAAGCTACTTTGTTACGCGCCATGGAAACAGCCGGCAAGCAAGTTGACGATGAGGAAATGCGCGAGTTGATGAAAGACAACGGCATTGGCCGCCCATCAACCCGGGCTAACATTATTGAAACACTGTTCCGCCGCAAATACATAGAGAAGAAGAAAAAAAATATTTACGCTACACAAACGGGTATTGATCTCATAGATACCATTCAAACCGAACTGCTCAAAAGTCCGGAACTCACCGGCATATGGGAACGTAAATTACGCCTTATCGAGAAAGGCGAATACCCAAAGGATACTTTCAAACAGGAACTGATCCAAATGGTGATTGACCTTACGGCAGAAGTAAAAACAGCTACTTACAGGGCTATTACTGTTGTAGAACAGCAACCGGCAAAAAAGGAAAAGGACACTCCCGATAAACCTAAAAAGGAAGCCAAACCAAAAGAGCCCAAAAAGGCAGTGGCCATTGAAGAACAGCAATGTCCCAAATGCAAATCGCATCCGCTGAAAAAGGGCAATACCGCCTATGGCTGCGCCAACTTCAAGGTCTGCGGCTTTAAGGTGCCGTTTGAAGTATTTGGTAAAAAGCTCACTGATAAACAGATCGCCGACCTGTTAACCAGGGGTAAAACAGGTAAAGCGAAAGGATGGGTTGTTGCGGGGGCGGAGAAAGAAGGTAAGTTGAGGTTTAGTGATGCATTTGATTTGGAAATAGAATAA
- the ytxJ gene encoding bacillithiol system redox-active protein YtxJ — MNSWKSVEEIEDFYTLLENSANKPQIIFKDSTTCGISAHAKYRLENGFEKIEGKADFNYLDLLTFRPISNLIAKELKVTHQSPQIIILKDKQVVYTSSHNAIDPAVIARHLS; from the coding sequence ATGAATAGTTGGAAAAGCGTGGAGGAGATAGAAGATTTCTATACCCTTTTGGAAAATTCGGCAAATAAACCCCAGATTATCTTCAAAGACAGCACTACCTGCGGCATTAGCGCGCATGCCAAATACCGGCTGGAAAATGGGTTTGAAAAAATTGAAGGCAAGGCCGATTTCAATTACCTGGACCTGCTCACTTTCAGACCTATTTCTAACCTGATAGCCAAAGAGTTAAAGGTTACCCATCAAAGTCCCCAGATTATCATATTGAAAGATAAACAGGTGGTTTATACCTCATCACATAATGCTATAGATCCGGCAGTTATAGCTCGTCATTTGTCGTAA